The Pseudomonas sp. DG56-2 genome contains a region encoding:
- a CDS encoding FAD-dependent oxidoreductase, translating to MSTFKHLFEPLHIRGKRLKNRIMSSGHDTSIPTDNLVNERLIAYHKARAEGGVGLIVLQVAGVHDSARYTSHVLMATDDACIEGYRRLADTCHAHGTVVLSQIFHPGREIMESSDGLLAVAYSASAVPNERFRVMPRALDQAMIDEIVQGYADAARRLHQAGLDGVEVVASHGYLPAQFINPRVNRRTDGYNGGLEQRLRFVREVIAAVRAATAPDFIIGLRISADERDAEGLSEDESLSAVQALQAALDYVHIVAGTSASLGGAVHIVPPMAIEAAYLAREAGTFKASLAIPLFVTGRINQPQEAELILARGQADVCGMTRALICDPQMPNKTDSGHAEDVRACIACNQACIGHFHRGLPISCIQHPETGREQQFGELQAAPVRKRVMVAGGGPAGMKAAAVAAARGHAVTLYEARAQLGGQVQLAQLLPRRAEFGGASTNLQREMQLAGVEVVRNARVDRALVEREKPDVVIVATGAEPYWPAFERGGELQVVDAWQVLREEVSLGRSVLVVDWRCDWIGPGIAERLVRAGHRVQLAVNGTHCGESLPLYVRDQMAGELHKLGIDITPYARLYGCDDNTVYLQHTASGEPMIVENIDTLVLCQGHQPVDTLVDELAGLVEVKRIGDCLAPRTAEEAIYEGLKVAWTL from the coding sequence ATGTCGACCTTCAAGCACCTGTTCGAACCGCTGCACATCCGTGGCAAACGCCTGAAGAACCGCATCATGTCCAGCGGGCACGACACCTCGATCCCCACCGACAACCTGGTCAATGAACGTCTGATTGCCTACCACAAGGCCCGCGCTGAAGGCGGTGTCGGCCTTATCGTGCTGCAAGTGGCCGGGGTGCACGACAGTGCGCGCTACACCTCCCACGTGCTGATGGCCACCGACGACGCCTGCATCGAGGGTTACCGGCGCCTGGCCGACACCTGCCATGCCCATGGCACCGTGGTGCTATCGCAGATTTTTCACCCCGGGCGGGAAATCATGGAATCCAGCGATGGCCTGCTGGCGGTGGCGTACTCAGCCTCGGCGGTGCCCAATGAACGCTTCCGGGTCATGCCGCGCGCCCTGGACCAGGCGATGATCGACGAAATCGTCCAAGGCTACGCCGATGCCGCCCGCCGCCTGCACCAGGCCGGGCTCGATGGCGTAGAAGTGGTCGCCAGCCACGGCTATCTGCCCGCGCAGTTCATCAACCCGCGGGTCAACCGGCGCACCGATGGCTACAACGGCGGGCTTGAGCAGCGCTTGCGCTTTGTCCGTGAAGTGATTGCTGCAGTGCGCGCCGCGACCGCGCCTGACTTTATCATCGGCCTGCGTATCAGCGCCGACGAGCGCGATGCCGAAGGCCTTAGTGAAGACGAATCCTTGTCCGCGGTGCAGGCGCTGCAAGCAGCGTTGGACTATGTGCATATCGTCGCGGGCACCTCGGCCTCGCTCGGCGGCGCCGTGCATATCGTCCCGCCGATGGCCATCGAAGCTGCGTACCTGGCCCGTGAAGCCGGCACCTTCAAGGCCAGCCTGGCAATTCCGCTGTTCGTCACCGGGCGTATCAACCAGCCCCAGGAGGCTGAACTGATTCTTGCCCGTGGCCAGGCCGATGTCTGCGGCATGACCCGTGCACTCATCTGCGATCCGCAGATGCCGAACAAGACCGACAGTGGTCATGCCGAGGATGTTCGCGCCTGCATTGCCTGCAACCAGGCGTGTATCGGCCACTTTCACCGCGGCCTGCCGATCTCCTGCATTCAGCACCCGGAAACCGGGCGGGAACAGCAATTCGGCGAGCTGCAAGCAGCGCCGGTGCGCAAACGCGTAATGGTTGCCGGGGGCGGCCCGGCGGGTATGAAGGCCGCCGCGGTGGCCGCCGCGCGCGGGCATGCAGTCACCCTGTACGAAGCCCGTGCGCAATTGGGCGGCCAGGTGCAATTGGCGCAATTGCTGCCGCGACGCGCCGAATTCGGCGGCGCCAGCACCAATCTGCAACGGGAGATGCAACTGGCCGGCGTCGAAGTGGTACGCAACGCTCGCGTGGATCGTGCCCTGGTCGAACGTGAAAAACCGGATGTGGTAATCGTAGCTACCGGTGCCGAACCCTACTGGCCAGCCTTCGAACGCGGTGGGGAGCTGCAGGTGGTCGACGCCTGGCAGGTGCTGCGTGAAGAAGTCAGCCTTGGCCGCTCGGTGTTGGTGGTGGACTGGCGCTGCGATTGGATCGGCCCTGGCATTGCCGAACGCCTGGTACGTGCCGGGCATCGGGTACAGTTGGCCGTCAACGGCACGCACTGCGGCGAAAGCCTGCCGCTGTACGTGCGCGACCAGATGGCCGGAGAGCTACATAAACTTGGCATCGACATTACCCCTTACGCCCGTCTTTACGGTTGCGATGACAACACCGTGTACCTGCAACACACCGCCAGCGGCGAGCCGATGATCGTCGAGAACATCGATACCCTGGTGCTGTGCCAGGGCCATCAGCCGGTCGATACCTTGGTCGATGAGCTTGCAGGCCTGGTAGAAGTGAAGCGCATCGGTGACTGCCTGGCCCCGCGCACCGCCGAAGAGGCCATCTACGAAGGATTGAAGGTCGCCT